A stretch of the Arachis stenosperma cultivar V10309 chromosome 6, arast.V10309.gnm1.PFL2, whole genome shotgun sequence genome encodes the following:
- the LOC130933114 gene encoding protein NETWORKED 1D-like: protein MAAALSHSDSDSKMKYSWWWDSHISPKNSKWLQENLTDMDVKVKQMIKLIEEDADSFARRAEMYYKKRPELMKLVEEFYRAYRALAERYDHATGVIRQAHRTMAEAFPNQVPPVPADDLPLVSSTETEPHTPVTPHHSHGLFDQHGAPNYEPDTAISKMGLKQLNDLIMLGEDASHVKHLEGRAKRGLTFLDSEETNGLKNGSHDNGSQGLSESERMTKAETEILALKKALAKLESEKEAGLLQYQQSLERLSNLESEVSNASENSQGLDERASKAEAEVQTLKEALVVLQAEREANLFQYQQCLEKISTLELSISSAHDDVRELNDRAIKAETETESLKHDLARIEAEKEAAVARNNHSLDSLSKLEERLEEAEENARRLNEEANIARSEVEALKLDIAKLTEEKEDAALRYEQCLEIISSLKHKLSCAEKEVYKLKWKIADEAEKLKSSEQKCLHLETSNLSLQSELQSLTQKISSQCEEFSEKQKELSRLWTSIQEERLRFIDAETAFQTLQNLHSKSQDDLRSLAAVVHNMESQNQALEDEVHRVKEENKILDDVKLSSSLTIKNLEDEILNLRETIKKLEQEVGLRVDERNALQQEIYCLKEELNGVNKRHESMMEDVRSTGLDTQDFASSAKKLQDENSKLKEACKVNQVEKASLLQRLEIMEQLLEKNSVMEISLSNLNAELEAVREMVKVLEETCQSLLAENSTLAVEKATLFSQLQTTAENLEKLSEKNKLLESSLCDVNAELEGLRVKSKILEDSCQSLDHEKSSLSSEKESLISQLTVAHQTLEDLEKQCTELELKHLDLKLERESALQKVEELLVSLYAEREENSRVVQLNEDNLAEKEFMIHILQEDANHWKGEYDKEVERAVHAQMEIFILQKSIMDLEQKNFSLLVESQRLLEASKMSDRLISKVENDNVQKQVDENSMSEKIKILRIGLLQISKTLDINSENMCEDIIENQELLNHIHSKLEETQDCFFTACNESEKRAIENSVLVTFLRQLKSKAENLVTERDTLDEELRTQSKEFLALQTDVKNILEKNEDLKLTIRRGEQKMKVMATEIENLCKQLSELEEAHKNIQEESCKTSEEKSTLLRRFLDLAEEKSNLEEEICAMIHETVAQSNLSLIYQNIIFEKLLALKELSEDLERLCSVNTNLEERLKTMASEMEDPKIGNSHLKESFVVSKIELQLVESVNDQLNSQVRIGKQLLSQKEKEILKAAEMFSALRDEKTELQRMVEHLKIKYDEARRLLEHQASQILELSSEKDRQDQELGCLCEVNQKLEAEMRHLQQELRKTKLREEELSYELQKGTREIQQWETHAASLFSGLQISAVNEALLEGKVHELAEACQNLERRSNFKGMESESLKEKVNELEGENGRLQRQLAAYVPAVSALNDCITSLEMHTLLPAKSIDYKQSKVQNLVNQKCTSGRKTGVYQDATAPSLPDFQDMQKRINAIEGAVKQMNESFNPKTEMREIQELKPGISRRQVNIQPNWHAVQMDEAKERRGGSFREHKTGKSVPDIPITEIECLPKDIMLDQMAECSSFGVSRRGTLESDDQLLELWETANRDGTIGLKVSNSQRMAAAPAGYRRQGSIKELKNRYPSAHFFTEKELSVDKVEVPRSSTQSREEGNRRKVLEKLDSDAQKLTNLEITVQDLIKRIEISEKSTRGKDVEYDNVKEQLEAAQESITKLFDANHKLVKSVQGGALSSAGRSSTDSDESGGVRRMRISARARRGSEKIGRLQLEVQRLQFLLLKLNEEKQARGKTVVDDPNSRVLLRDYLYGQTRMKYQLRKKKKAHFCACIQPPTKGD from the exons ATGGCTGCGGCTCTGTCACATTCTGATTCTGACTCTAAGATGAAATATTCATGGTGGTGGGACAGTCACATAAGCCCCAAGAACTCCAAATGGCTCCAAGAAAATCTCACAG ATATGGATGTCAAGGTGAAGCAAATGATTAAGCTTATTGAAGAGGATGCAGATTCCTTTGCTAGAAGGGCTGAAATGTATTATAAGAAACGGCCGGAGCTTATGAAATTGGTTGAAGAGTTTTACCGTGCATACCGGGCATTGGCCGAGAGATATGATCATGCAACCGGAGTAATTCGCCAGGCTCATCGTACCATGGCTGAAGCATTTCCTAATCAAGTGCCTCCAGTACCAGCAGATGATTTGCCTTTAGTTTCTTCCACAGAGACTGAGCCGCACACACCGGTGACGCCTCACCATTCACATGGATTATTTGACCAACATGGAGCTCCTAATTATGAACCTGATACTGCTATAAGCAAAATGGGTCTAAAACAGCTCAATGATCTCATCATGTTAGGAGAAGATGCAAGTCATGTGAAGCATTTGGAAGGGCGTGCTAAAAGGGGCCTCACTTTTCTTGATTCAGAGGAGACTAATGGGTTAAAGAATGGAAGCCATGACAATGGAAGTCAAGGCTTATCCGAGTCTGAACGAATGACTAAAGCCGAGACAGAAATTTTGGCCTTAAAGAAAGCTCTTGCTAAATTGGAAAGTGAAAAGGAAGCTGGATTGCTTCAGTATCAGCAGAGTTTGGAGAGATTGTCCAATCTGGAATCAGAAGTGTCTAATGCAAGCGAGAATTCTCAAGGACTTGACGAACGCGCGAGCAAAGCTGAAGCCGAAGTCCAGACCTTGAAGGAAGCCCTTGTCGTATTGCAGGCAGAAAGAGAAGCCAATCTTTTTCAGTACCAGCAGTGCTTGGAGAAAATATCTACTCTGGAGCTAAGCATCTCTTCTGCTCATGATGATGTAAGAGAACTTAATGATCGCGCTATTAAAGCTGAAACTGAAACCGAATCCCTTAAGCATGACCTTGCTAGAATAGAAGCTGAAAAGGAAGCTGCAGTTGCCCGAAATAACCACTCCTTGGATTCGTTGTCAAAACTGGAGGAGAGATTAGAAGAAGCTGAAGAGAATGCAAGGAGATTGAATGAGGAAGCTAATATAGCTAGAAGTGAAGTTGAGGCCTTGAAGTTGGATATTGCTAAACTTACTGAAGAGAAAGAAGATGCAGCCCTTCGATACGAGCAATGCTTGGAGATAATTTCCAGTTTGAAGCATAAACTCTCATGTGCTGAAAAGGAGGTGTATAAGCTAAAATGGAAGATAGCTGATGAGGCTGAGAAGTTAAAAAGTTCTGAACAGAAGTGTCTTCACCTGGAAACATCAAATCTGTCTCTGCAATCCGAATTGCAGTCATTAACACAGAAGATAAGTTCCCAATGTGAAGAATTTAGTGAAAAGCAGAAGGAATTGAGTAGACTTTGGACTAGCATACAAGAGGAACGGTTGCGATTTATTGACGCTGAGACTGCTTTCCAAACTCTCCAGAATTTACATTCTAAATCACAGGATGACCTTAGATCTCTTGCAGCCGTGGTCCATAATATGGAGTCCCAAAATCAAGCTTTAGAGGATGAAGTTCACAGGGTCAAGGAGGAAAACAAAATTCTAGATGATGTCAAATTGTCTTCATCCTTGACCATAAAGAATTTGGAGGATGAGATATTGAACTTGAGGGAGACAATCAAGAAACTTGAACAGGAGGTTGGACTGCGAGTCGATGAAAGAAATGCTCTTCAACAGGAAATTTATTGTCTCAAAGAGGAGCTTAATGGTGTGAATAAAAGGCATGAATCCATGATGGAGGATGTAAGGTCAACCGGCTTAGACACACAAGACTTTGCCTCATCCGCAAAGAAATTGCAAGACGAGAACTCAAAGCTGAAGGAGGCATGCAAGGTAAATCAAGTTGAGAAAGCATCTCTTCTGCAAAGACTGGAAATCATGGAACAGCTTTTGGAGAAAAATTCTGTTATGGAGATTTCTCTTTCAAATTTGAATGCTGAGCTGGAGGCTGTCAGAGAAATGGTAAAGGTATTAGAAGAAACTTGCCAATCTTTGCTTGCCGAGAATTCCACTCTCGCTGTGGAGAAGGCAACCTTGTTTTCTCAGTTACAAACCACAGCTGAAAATCTGGAGAAACTCTCAGAGAAGAACAAGCTTTTAGAAAGTTCACTATGTGATGTGAATGCTGAGCTAGAAGGATTAAGGGTAAAGTCAAAGATCTTAGAAGACTCTTGCCAGTCACTTGATCATGAAAAGTCCAGTCTCTCCTCTGAAAAAGAATCCTTGATTTCACAATTGACAGTGGCTCATCAAACACTAGAAGATCTCGAGAAACAATGCACCGAACTTGAACTGAAGCATCTGGATCTAAAGTTGGAAAGGGAGTCCGCACTTCAAAAGGTTGAAGAGCTGCTGGTTTCCTTATATgctgaaagagaagagaattcTCGAGTTGTGCAGTTGAATGAAGATAATTTGGCTGAGAAGGAATTCATGATTCATATTCTCCAAGAAGATGCCAATCACTGGAAAGGGGAATATGACAAGGAAGTAGAAAGGGCTGTCCATGCTCAAATGGAAATTTTCATCTTGCAGAAAAGCATCATGGATCTGGAGCAAAAGAATTTTTCACTGCTAGTAGAGAGTCAGAGACTCTTGGAGGCATCCAAAATGTCTGATAGATTGATATCGAAAGTGGAGAATGACAATGTTCAAAAGCAGGTTGATGAGAACTCCATGTcagagaaaattaaaatactaaggATCGGGCTGCTTCAGATATCGAAAACTCTTGACATTAACAGTGAGAACATGTGTGAAGATATTATTGAAAATCAGGAGCTTCTGAACCATATACATAGCAAACTTGAGGAGACACAAGATTGTTTCTTCACAGCTTGCAACGAAAGTGAGAAAAGGGCCATTGAGAATTCAGTTCTTGTCACATTCCTCAGGCAATTGAAATCAAAAGCAGAAAATCTTGTGACAGAAAGGGATACCCTTGATGAGGAGTTGAGGACCCAGTCTAAGGAGTTCTTGGCACTGCAAACGGATGTCAAAAATATACTGGAGAAGAATGAGGACTTGAAGTTGACAATAAGAAGGGGAGAACAGAAAATGAAAGTGATGGCGACTGAAATTGAGAATCTATGCAAACAGCTGTCAGAATTGGAAGAGGCTCACAAGAACATACAAGAAGAAAGTTGCAAAACATCTGAGGAGAAAAGTACTCTGTTGAGAAGATTTCTAGATCTGGCGGAAGAGAAAAGTAACTTGGAAGAAGAAATCTGCGCAATGATTCATGAGACAGTAGCTCAATCTAATCTTTCTCTGATTTATCAGAACATCATCTTTGAAAAACTCCTAGCACTTAAGGAGCTGAGTGAAGATCTTGAAAGACTATGTTCGGTAAATACCAACCTTGAGGAGAGATTGAAAACAATGGCATCTGAAATGGAAGATCCGAAGATTGGAAATTCACATCTGAAAGAGTCATTTGTGGTGTCAAAAATTGAACTACAACTAGTTGAATCTGTCAATGATCAACTAAATTCTCAGGTTAGAATTGGAAAGCAATTGTTGTCTCAGAAGGAAAAAGAGATTCTGAAAGCCGCAGAGATGTTTAGTGCTTTACGCGATGAGAAAACAGAATTGCAGAGAATGGTGGAACATCTTAAGATCAAGTATGATGAGGCCAGGCGATTACTTGAACACCAAGCTAGCCAAATTTTGGAATTGTCGTCGGAGAAGGATCGCCAAGATCAAGAGCTTGGATGCCTTTGTGAAGTGAATCAGAAGTTGGAGGCTGAAATGAGGCATCTGCAGCAAGAACTTAGGAAAACTAAACTTAGGGAGGAGGAGCTCAGTTATGAACTACAAAAAGGAACAAGGGAGATACAGCAATGGGAAACTCATGCTGCCTCCCTTTTTTCCGGACTACAAATTTCTGCTGTCAACGAGGCGTTACTTGAAGGGAAGGTCCATGAGCTAGCTGAAGCATGTCAGAATCTTGAACGCAGAAGCAACTTCAAGGGTATGGAAAGTGAAAGCCTGAAAGAAAAAGTTAATGAGTTAGAAGGCGAAAATGGAAGACTACAGCGTCAGTTGGCTGCTTATGTTCCTGCTGTCAGTGCTTTGAATGATTGCATAACATCCCTGGAGATGCACACTCTCTTACCTGCAAAATCTATTGACTACAAACAATCAAAG GTTCAGAATTTGGTAAATCAGAAGTGCACTAGTGGTCGGAAAACTGGTGTTTATCAGGATGCTACTGCACCATCACTTCCAGATTTCCAAGACATGCAGAAAAGGATCAATGCAATTGAAGGGGCTGTTAAACAGATGAATGAAAGCTTCAATCCCAAGACTGAAATGAGAGAGATTCAAGAGTTAAAACCTGGAATCAGCAGGCGCCAAGTGAATATTCAACCAAATTGGCATGCTGTTCAGATGGATGAAGCAAAGGAGCGCCGGGGTGGATCCTTTCGCGAACATAAGACAGGGAAGTCAGTGCCAGATATCCCCATAACAGAGATTGAGTGTCTGCCGAAAGACATCATGCTTGATCAAATGGCTGAATGTTCATCTTTTGGTGTAAGTAGGAGAGGAACTCTTGAATCGGATGATCAGTTGCTGGAGTTGTGGGAAACTGCTAACAGGGATGGCACAATTGGCCTGAAAGTCAGCAACTCTCAGAGGATGGCCGCTGCACCTGCTGGCTACCGTCGCCAGGGATCAATCAAGGAACTGAAAAACAGATATCCTTCAGCACATTTCTTCACTGAGAAGGAATTGAGTGTGGACAAAGTAGAGGTCCCAAGAAGTTCAACACAGTCACGTGAAGAAGGAAACAGGAGAAAGGTTTTAGAAAAACTTGATTCTGATGCTCAGAAGTTGACAAATCTTGAAATTACTGTACAAGATTTGATCAAGAGGATTGAAATTAGTGAGAAGAGCACAAGAGGAAAAGATGTTGAGTATGACAATGTGAAAGAGCAGCTAGAAGCTGCTCAGGAGTCCATCACAAAGCTATTTGATGCCAACCACAAGTTGGTCAAGAGTGTCCAAGGTGGTGCCTTGTCCTCTGCTGGGAGGTCCTCAACAGATTCAGATGAGAGTGGTGGTGTCAGAAGGATGAGAATTTCGGCACGGGCTCGGAGAGGATCTGAAAAGATAGGACGGCTGCAGTTGGAGGTGCAAAGACTGCAATTTTTGCTGCTGAAGTTGAACGAAGAAAAACAAGCCAGGGGGAAGACAGTGGTTGATGATCCAAATTCGAGAGTCCTTTTGCGAGATTATCTCTATGGTCAGACAAGAATGAAGTACCagttgaggaagaagaagaaagcgCACTTCTGTGCATGCATACAACCTCCTACTAAGGGAGATTGA
- the LOC130933115 gene encoding protein ANTAGONIST OF LIKE HETEROCHROMATIN PROTEIN 1 — protein sequence MAPLQKKSSKTKRKKKKTKKFKKRSSKEVTLVPVEPRTGETDWWDSFWHKNSTAPGYSVPTDEAEGFKYFFRMSQSTFEYICSLVREDLISRPPSGLINIEGRLLSVEKQVAIALRRLASGESQVLVGAAFGVGQSTVSQVTWRFIEALEERARHHLNWPDFDRMQEIKHGFEVSYGLPNCCGAVDATHVMMTLPAVQTSDDWCDQEKNYSMLLQGIVDHEMRFIDMVTGLPGGMTYSRLLKCSTIFKLTENGDRLNGNVRTLGGGDVIREYIVGGHSYPLLPWLMTPYEGNSISSAQSIFNHKHGPVRFLAVRALSLLKGSWRILSKVMWRPDKRKLPSIILTCCLLHNIIIDCEDTLHPDVALSGHHDSGYREQHCKQVDPAGKAMRENLCKHLQHAKQLHVHGSSDVL from the exons ATGGCACCGCTGCAGAAGAAATCGAGCAAGacgaaaaggaagaagaagaagactaAGAAATTCAAGAAGCGCAGCAGTAAAGAGGTCACCCTTGTCCCCGTTGAGCCCCGAACCGGCGAAACCGATTGGTGGGACTCTTTCTGGCACAAAAATTCCACTGCTCCAG GGTACAGTGTACCTACTGATGAGGCAGAAGGGTTTAAGTATTTCTTTAGGATGTCACAGAGTACTTTTGAGTACATATGTTCTCTTGTTAGGGAGGATCTCATATCTAGGCCTCCATCTGGCCTAATCAACATTGAGGGAAGGCTTCTCAGTGTTGAGAAGCAGGTTGCCATTGCCCTTAGAAGGCTGGCATCTGGCGAGTCTCAGGTTTTAGTTGGAGCCGCCTTCGGTGTTGGCCAATCGACTGTCTCTCAGGTCACTTGGAGGTTCATTGAGGCACTGGAGGAACGTGCCAGGCACCATCTCAATTGGCCTGATTTCGACAGGATGCAAGAGATCAAGCATGGTTTCGAAGTGTCCTACGGGCTGCCTAATTGCTGTGGAGCTGTTGACGCGACACACGTCATGATGACCCTTCCGGCGGTGCAGACCTCGGATGACTGGTGTGATCAGGAGAAGAATTACAGCATGTTGTTGCAGGGGATTGTGGATCACGAGATGAGGTTCATTGATATGGTCACTGGTTTGCCTGGGGGCATGACATATTCCAGATTGTTGAAGTGTTCGACGATTTTCAAACTCACCGAGAATGGGGATCGTTTGAATGGAAATGTAAGGACTTTAGGTGGAGGGGATGTGATAAGAGAGTATATAGTGGGTGGCCACAGTTATCCTCTTCTTCCATGGCTTATGACTCCTTATGAAGGGAATAGCATATCAAGTGCACAGTCCATTTTTAATCATAAACATGGGCCTGTAAGGTTTCTTGCAGTGAGAGCATTATCACTGTTAAAGGGAAGTTGGAGAATCCTCAGTAAGGTTATGTGGAGACCTGATAAAAGGAAACTACCAAGCATTATCTTGACATGTTGTTTGCTTCATAACATTATCATTGATTGTGAAGACACCTTGCATCCAGATGTTGCCTTGTCGGGTCATCATGATTCGGGATATCGTGAACAGCATTGCAAGCAAGTTGATCCAGCAGGGAAGGCCATGAGAGAAAATTTGTGCAAGCATTTACAACATGCTAAGCAGTTACATGTCCATGGTAGTTCTGATGTTTTGTGA